In one window of Streptomyces sp. NBC_01224 DNA:
- a CDS encoding DNA-methyltransferase, which translates to MSYTLHRGDALTVLKSLPDESVQAVITDPPYNSGGRTSSDRTGRTARAKYVTSNSAHDLANFPGENRDQRSYRSWLTELLTEAYRASTEHAVAMVFTDWRQEPTTSDALQMAGWTWSGTIPWIKPSSRPRKGGPKQDSEFIIWGVKGSLDNTRDLYLPGHYIASQPRKGRVHITQKPVEVMQQLVQVCPEGGTVLDPFTGSGSTGVAALREGRRFVGVELSAHYADVAEERLRAELTKDDFELAGPEA; encoded by the coding sequence ATGAGCTACACGCTGCACCGAGGCGATGCCCTGACCGTCCTGAAGTCCCTCCCGGACGAGAGCGTCCAGGCGGTGATCACCGACCCGCCGTACAACTCTGGGGGCCGCACCAGCTCCGATCGAACCGGCCGTACCGCCCGTGCCAAGTACGTCACGAGCAACTCGGCGCACGACCTCGCCAACTTCCCCGGCGAGAACCGCGACCAGCGCTCCTACCGCTCCTGGCTCACCGAACTGCTCACCGAGGCGTACCGGGCCTCGACCGAGCACGCGGTCGCGATGGTCTTCACCGACTGGCGACAGGAGCCGACCACCTCCGACGCACTGCAGATGGCGGGGTGGACCTGGAGTGGCACGATTCCGTGGATCAAGCCGTCCAGCCGGCCCCGCAAGGGCGGACCGAAGCAGGACTCGGAGTTCATCATCTGGGGCGTCAAGGGCTCCCTCGACAACACCCGCGACCTCTACCTGCCGGGCCACTACATCGCCTCCCAGCCCCGCAAGGGCCGGGTTCACATCACCCAGAAGCCAGTCGAGGTCATGCAGCAGCTCGTCCAGGTCTGCCCCGAGGGCGGCACCGTCCTCGACCCGTTCACCGGCAGCGGCTCCACCGGGGTCGCGGCCCTGCGCGAGGGACGCCGCTTCGTGGGCGTCGAGCTGTCCGCGCACTACGCCGACGTCGCCGAGGAGCGGCTGCGGGCCGAACTGACGAAGGACGACTTCGAGCTGGCCGGACCGGAGGCATGA
- a CDS encoding DUF6112 family protein, producing the protein MYLADQVIQLAYDPGIKPNEGGLPGLNVLKQVMGSINLFGLIAVVGALAVSAGVWAWGHHSGGHQAEANGKKGVLVSAGAALLLGAANGVVAFFSTLGTQVH; encoded by the coding sequence ATGTATCTCGCTGACCAGGTCATACAGCTCGCCTACGACCCCGGAATCAAGCCGAACGAGGGCGGGCTCCCTGGCCTCAACGTCCTCAAGCAGGTAATGGGCTCGATCAACCTCTTCGGGCTCATCGCCGTGGTCGGCGCCCTCGCCGTCAGTGCGGGCGTGTGGGCCTGGGGCCACCACTCGGGTGGTCACCAGGCCGAGGCGAACGGGAAGAAGGGCGTGCTGGTGAGCGCGGGCGCGGCCCTTCTACTCGGTGCGGCCAACGGTGTGGTGGCGTTCTTCTCGACGCTCGGGACGCAGGTCCACTGA
- a CDS encoding DUF5655 domain-containing protein, producing the protein MAELMMFRRDADGRDVELSSSTVPLEVELQRRVEAGLQQMLGVSFLASEYPTGPWHRGRIDTIGLDENGSPVVIEFKKGSDSGVISQAVSYLSWLESAHHEFEALVRKVLGAEAAESVDWRRPRMICIAAGFSHHDRVAVQRLPERIDLVRYRIFDGGLLGLLLVDSVTGFPSAAASRRGRERATVVDSVPTAPAIPSGGGVVPECLRDLYAELDEALTAWGEVEVASLRHYIAYRRLVNVASVIFRPKHEAILVYLRLDPDTVELEEGFTRDMRGIGHLGTGDLEVRVVSAADLEKATPLIRRAFESA; encoded by the coding sequence GTGGCCGAGCTGATGATGTTCCGACGGGACGCGGACGGACGGGATGTCGAGCTGTCCAGTTCTACGGTGCCGCTGGAGGTGGAGTTGCAGCGCCGGGTCGAGGCCGGCCTGCAGCAGATGTTGGGCGTCAGCTTCCTAGCGTCGGAGTATCCGACCGGTCCGTGGCACCGAGGGCGGATCGACACCATTGGGTTGGACGAGAACGGCAGCCCGGTGGTGATCGAGTTCAAGAAGGGCTCCGACAGCGGAGTGATATCTCAGGCGGTGTCCTACCTGTCCTGGCTCGAGTCGGCGCACCACGAGTTCGAGGCGCTCGTGCGGAAGGTGCTGGGCGCGGAGGCCGCCGAGTCCGTCGACTGGCGTCGTCCGCGGATGATCTGCATCGCTGCCGGCTTCTCGCACCACGACCGGGTGGCCGTGCAAAGGTTGCCCGAGCGGATCGACCTGGTGCGCTACCGGATCTTCGACGGTGGCCTGCTGGGGCTGCTACTCGTTGACTCCGTGACCGGCTTCCCGAGCGCTGCCGCGTCTCGCCGGGGCCGGGAGCGGGCAACCGTGGTCGACAGCGTTCCGACGGCTCCGGCGATTCCTTCGGGTGGCGGGGTGGTGCCGGAGTGCCTGCGGGACCTGTACGCGGAGCTGGACGAGGCGCTCACGGCGTGGGGCGAGGTGGAGGTGGCGTCGCTGCGGCACTACATCGCCTACCGGCGGTTGGTGAACGTGGCGTCGGTGATCTTCCGTCCGAAGCACGAGGCGATCCTGGTGTACCTCAGGCTCGACCCGGACACAGTCGAGCTGGAGGAGGGCTTCACCCGGGACATGCGCGGCATCGGACACCTCGGGACCGGCGACCTGGAGGTCCGCGTCGTCTCGGCAGCCGACTTGGAGAAGGCGACGCCGCTGATCCGGCGGGCGTTCGAGTCGGCCTGA
- a CDS encoding C40 family peptidase, whose product MKKTTGALVGLCATGPLLLALPILGIGAGTASASCSTDGAQGVDTSAVAKQVKAILDGGDKGSVSVPGLDAPADQVPNAKTIQATGVAMNIPARGQVVALATALQESGLRNLTYGDRDSLGLFQQRPSMGWGTASQILDPVHASTKFYEGLKKVSGWQSLSVAQAAQAVQKSGFPEAYAKWEPLATALQKAIEPLLQKAGGASPSPSPSGSADTGSPSPDSAGGCSADGDGTDFGTIPAGALPDEYKIPASAPPKVQTAIRWALGQLGTPYQWGGTCTDSHGKNPMGRCDCSSLMQGAYKAAGVTLTRTTYTQVKDGKAVSVDALKPGDLLFTEGTAAVPEHVGMAIGQGLIVHAPHTGDVVRITTVASWKSRILAARRVV is encoded by the coding sequence ATGAAGAAGACGACCGGAGCACTCGTCGGTCTGTGCGCCACCGGACCACTGCTGCTGGCACTGCCGATCCTTGGCATCGGTGCCGGGACCGCCTCGGCCTCGTGCTCGACCGACGGCGCACAGGGTGTGGACACCTCCGCCGTCGCCAAGCAGGTGAAGGCCATCCTGGACGGCGGCGACAAGGGATCGGTCTCCGTGCCGGGCCTGGACGCACCTGCCGATCAGGTGCCCAACGCCAAGACCATCCAGGCCACGGGCGTCGCGATGAACATCCCCGCCCGAGGGCAGGTCGTCGCCCTGGCGACCGCTCTGCAGGAGAGCGGCCTGCGGAACCTGACCTACGGCGACCGCGATTCGCTGGGTCTCTTCCAGCAGCGGCCGTCGATGGGCTGGGGCACGGCCAGCCAGATCCTTGACCCGGTGCACGCCTCGACGAAGTTCTACGAGGGGCTCAAGAAGGTCTCCGGCTGGCAGTCCCTATCTGTCGCCCAGGCCGCCCAGGCGGTGCAGAAGTCGGGCTTCCCGGAGGCGTACGCCAAGTGGGAGCCGCTGGCCACCGCCCTGCAGAAGGCCATCGAGCCCCTGCTGCAGAAGGCCGGCGGTGCATCGCCGAGCCCGTCGCCGTCCGGCTCTGCCGACACCGGCAGCCCCTCTCCCGATTCCGCGGGCGGTTGTTCGGCGGACGGCGATGGAACGGACTTCGGCACCATCCCGGCGGGCGCGCTGCCGGACGAGTACAAGATTCCCGCCTCCGCGCCGCCGAAGGTGCAGACGGCGATCCGGTGGGCGCTCGGCCAGCTCGGCACCCCGTATCAGTGGGGCGGCACTTGCACCGACTCCCACGGCAAGAACCCGATGGGCCGCTGCGACTGCTCCTCCCTGATGCAGGGCGCGTACAAGGCCGCCGGGGTCACCCTGACGCGGACCACGTACACGCAGGTCAAGGACGGCAAGGCCGTCTCGGTCGATGCCCTCAAGCCGGGCGACCTCCTCTTCACCGAGGGGACGGCCGCCGTACCGGAACACGTCGGGATGGCGATCGGACAGGGCCTGATCGTCCACGCCCCGCACACCGGTGACGTCGTACGGATCACCACCGTCGCGTCCTGGAAATCGCGGATTCTCGCGGCCCGCCGAGTCGTCTGA